From Spirosoma aerolatum, one genomic window encodes:
- a CDS encoding ATP-binding protein, translating to MTLKTKVSLSFVFLFGIILVLGGLGAFYLNQLANDSKAILKDNYISLEFVSNMQKALVSLDDPDALNDFETNLKKQEANLTEVGEGENTRAVRREFNRLRAGAVDAPTIKRIQQHLFTIEDLNRQAIVRKSNTAEKTAKNALLWLGTIGTFCFLVVFSFVINIPYYIAGPIKELTQGIKRITDRHFEERLHFRSSDEFGELARSFNSMAQKLYEFEHSNVAKLLFEKKRIDTLIEIMSEGIIGLDEKRRILFINPVAERLLGVERGKLIGQYAPDVATSNDLLRSLIQDIMIDTEATQTPLKAESRQTVPGASLLKIYDPGLNEKGKESFYSKEIHTVEVVPTGESEPVQAGYVIVLLNITSFKELDLAKTNFIATVSHELKTPISAIKMSLKLLKDRRLGTLKSEQQEMVTHIEENTDRLLRLTGELLNMAQVESGQIQLQMQSVNPSHLIEVASKALKTQAEQKQIRFVLKLSPDLPFVKADPDKASWVLINFLSNAIRHSHDQSPVDIMACRVSDQVEFTVRDYGPGLRAEHHELVFDRYFKAPGLNGQFSGTGLGLAISKEFILAMGGQIGIHSGESPGASFYFRLAIA from the coding sequence ATGACCCTTAAAACCAAAGTATCACTCTCATTCGTTTTCCTCTTCGGTATTATTCTGGTACTAGGAGGACTGGGGGCATTTTATCTGAACCAGTTGGCTAACGATTCGAAAGCGATTCTGAAAGACAACTACATTTCCCTGGAGTTTGTCAGCAACATGCAGAAAGCTTTAGTCTCGCTGGACGATCCCGATGCGCTAAACGACTTTGAGACGAACTTAAAAAAGCAGGAGGCTAATCTGACCGAGGTCGGCGAGGGCGAGAATACCCGAGCTGTTCGTCGGGAGTTTAATCGGTTACGAGCGGGAGCTGTTGATGCTCCGACGATCAAACGAATCCAGCAGCATTTGTTTACTATTGAAGATTTGAACCGACAGGCCATTGTCCGCAAAAGCAATACGGCCGAAAAAACGGCAAAAAATGCGTTACTCTGGCTGGGTACGATTGGTACATTCTGTTTTCTGGTCGTGTTTTCGTTCGTAATCAATATTCCGTATTATATCGCCGGCCCCATCAAGGAACTGACCCAGGGAATCAAACGGATTACCGACCGACACTTTGAAGAGCGCCTGCATTTTCGGTCCAGTGATGAATTTGGAGAACTGGCCCGCTCGTTTAATTCGATGGCCCAAAAGCTCTATGAATTTGAACACTCAAATGTGGCTAAGCTTCTGTTCGAGAAAAAACGCATTGACACCTTGATCGAGATTATGAGCGAGGGCATCATTGGGCTGGACGAGAAGCGCCGAATCCTGTTTATCAATCCGGTGGCTGAGCGTTTACTGGGTGTTGAGCGAGGAAAGCTTATCGGCCAGTACGCTCCCGATGTAGCAACTTCCAACGATCTGTTGCGTTCGCTCATACAGGATATAATGATAGACACGGAGGCCACTCAAACCCCATTAAAAGCAGAATCGCGTCAGACGGTGCCGGGAGCGAGTCTCTTAAAAATTTATGATCCTGGCCTTAATGAAAAAGGGAAAGAAAGTTTTTACTCTAAAGAGATCCATACGGTTGAGGTAGTCCCAACCGGGGAATCTGAGCCCGTTCAGGCAGGCTATGTCATTGTGCTGTTAAATATTACTTCCTTCAAAGAATTGGATCTGGCCAAAACGAATTTTATCGCCACGGTCTCCCATGAATTGAAAACCCCAATCTCAGCCATCAAAATGAGCCTCAAACTCCTAAAGGATAGACGGCTTGGCACTTTAAAAAGCGAACAACAGGAAATGGTCACTCATATCGAGGAAAATACCGATCGATTACTTCGCTTAACCGGTGAACTGCTGAATATGGCCCAGGTCGAATCCGGCCAAATCCAACTTCAGATGCAATCTGTCAATCCATCTCATTTAATAGAGGTGGCTTCCAAGGCTTTAAAAACGCAGGCCGAGCAGAAACAAATTCGGTTTGTTCTGAAGCTGTCGCCTGATTTGCCTTTTGTTAAAGCTGATCCTGACAAAGCTTCCTGGGTCTTAATCAATTTTCTGTCCAATGCTATCCGGCACAGCCATGACCAGTCGCCTGTTGACATTATGGCCTGTCGTGTTAGCGATCAGGTCGAATTCACCGTTCGTGATTACGGACCGGGCTTACGAGCCGAACACCACGAACTCGTCTTTGATCGGTATTTTAAAGCCCCAGGCCTCAATGGTCAGTTTAGCGGGACGGGATTAGGGTTG